The following is a genomic window from Arachis duranensis cultivar V14167 unplaced genomic scaffold, aradu.V14167.gnm2.J7QH unplaced_Scaffold_103366, whole genome shotgun sequence.
AAGTTCTCGGACGAGGTTTTTGAACAGAACTTCGATAGGCGAGAGGTGTAAGCACCGCGAGGTGTGAAGCGATCTCGTACTAAACGAAACAACTTTCTCTTATGTTATAGGGTCGCGAAGAATTTAGCTGCCAACCCTAGTCAGCAAGCTGAAATGAAAAAGTCCTTTCAATAAGGTAAGCTTCATAGCTCCAACCTAGGTTAGGTTAGGGGGTCGTTAGACCGCCGCGCCGCTTACTTACTAAGCGCTGGTTCTATCCCGGCCAAGCAAGCAAGGGGACCTAGGTGGGAAtagtgaaagaaaagaaagagaggggGAAGAAGCGGGGTAGAGTAGTTGGTTAACTCGTCAGGCTCATGACCTGAAGATTGCAGGTTCGAATCCTGCCCCCGCCATGTCTTGATTTAAAAAAGTCAACACTTGAACCCTAGTTTCCATCAAGCAGAAGCAAGACGGACCATCTTGAGGGAAGAGGGCTGTATCCCTGATGGCTATGAATGGCGCGAAGTACTCTTGTGTACCGCAGATTCAGATCCAAATGCACTCGGCTCGCGCGCAACCCCGCCCCGTCAAAGCTTGATTTCCGGTGAAACTCCTGGCGTCAAGATCTGGCACGTTTCTcccatgcttttctttgttgGTAAACCCAACCAGCGATTGACAACAAAGAAGTCTTTCCTCTTGTTGGGGGGAGCAGAATTCTCAcgataggaaaaagaaaaatgaggaaCCAACGATTCTCTCTTCTTAAACAACCGATATCCTCCACACTTAATCAACATTTGATAGATTATCCAACCCCGAGCAATCTTAGTTATTGGTGGGGCTTCGGTTCGTTAGCTGGTATTTGTTTAGTCATTCAGATAGTGACTGGCGTTTTTTTAGCTATGCATTACACACCTCATGTGGATCTAGCTTTCAACAGCGTAGAACACGTTATGAGAGATGTTGAAGGGGGCTGGTTGCTCCGTTATATGCATGCTAATGGGGCAAGTATGTTTCTCATTGTGGTTCACCTTCATATTTTTCGTGGTCTATATCATGCGAGTTATAGCAGTCCTAGGGAATTTGTTCGGTGTCTCGGAGTTGTAATCTTCCTATTAATGATTGTGACAGCTTTTACAGGATACGTACCACCTTGGGGTCAGATGAGCTTTTGGGGAGCTACAGTAATTACAAGCTTAGCTAGCGCCATACCGGTAGTAGGAGATACCATAGTTACTTGGCTTTGGGGTGGTTTCTCCGTGGACAATGCCACCTTAAATCGTTTTTTTAGTCTTCATCATTTACTCCCCTTTATTTTAGTGGGCGCCAGTCTTCTTCATCTGGCCGCATTGCATCAATATGGATCAAATAATCCATTGGGTGTACATTCAGAGATGGATCAAATTTCTTTTTACccttatttttatgtaaaggaTCTAGTAGGTTGGGTAGCTTTTGCTATCTTTTTTTCCATTTGGATTTTTTATGCTCCTAATGTTTTGGGGCATCCCGACAATTATATACCTGCTAATCCGATGCCCACCCCGCCTCATATTGTGCCGGAATGGTATTTCCTACCGATCCATGCCATTCTTCGTAGTATACCTGACAAATCGGGAGGTGTAGCCGCAATAGCACCAGTTTTTATATGTCTGTTGGCTTTacctttttttaaaagtatgtATGTGCGTAGTTCAAGTTTTCGCCCGATTCACCAAGGAATATTTTGGTTGCTTTTGGCGGATCGCTTACTACTAGGTTGGATCGGATGTCAACCAGTGGAGGCACCTTTTGTTACTATTGGACAAATTCCTCCtttagttttcttcttgttctttgcCATAACGCCCATTCCGGGACGAGTTGGAAGAGGAATTCCTAATTCTTACACGGATGAGCCCTAGCCCTGTAAGCCCACACCTGATCAGTGAAAAATTATGACACCAATCATTTACGTATTACACCAAGAATGAATTGACAAGCGCATACCTTTTTTTGTTGGCTATTTTTATATAGCTTAGATAGGgcaaagatttttgaaataaaggcGAAGAAGAATCATCGTGCTAATAGACTTACCGCTCATACAGCTCCCAGCCAACAAGCAGTTAGCCTTCTTTTCCAAGGAATTCCAATGTGGATGACTGGACATCAGCAATAACTGGAGCCGAGCTTTCACAAAAACATACGAACCCACCCTATCATTTAAGGGGTACTAAAATCAACGTGTCAATCATCAGAATAGTTTAGAACTCGAGATGGGATGAATACCCGTTGTTAGAGTTAGATTATCCGCGGCTCTTGGTCTTGGAGGTGTTACCGGCGCTATTGAATCTGGTCTGTCTGTAGTAACCAATTCCTTTCCTGGCTTCACTCTATGCCTTCCTGGTGGGTGACTGCTTTCTTTGCCTATCCACTGTTGGAGGAATAATAGCATTTGAAATGGAATCATCATAAGCTGCTATTTTTTCTCCGGCTATTGAGCCAAGTGGGACAGAATGAACTCTTACTGTTCTCGTAACCGGTGCCGAAAGCCGGAGCTGACTTTCACGAATCAAGCCCGGTAAGGTGAACTGAGGGTAGGGACCTCTTTCATTCGTAGCACGACATGACATAAGCTACTTCTGGACAGGCAATATCTTCTCTCTTTCCAATGGTCCTAGTTCAGTTAGCCATAGCATAGTGAATCCGGACACAGAGCAATAGCGGTTCAAAGACACATGGTATGAGCTAGCGGCGATACATAATGGAATAGAGGATAGCGCGTGAAGTACGGGAGTAGGGGACTTctttattctcataataaacaGGGCAAGAGCTACAGATGGCACGGGATAGTCGCTCTTTCAGATAATGCGATAGCGCCTTGATCGAGCCACGAGGCGAAGGTTAGCACGGTTGAGTACACTTATTCCAGCTAACGGCAAAACCATAGAATAGTCATAGTAGTAGGCCTTGAGTCTATAGGCTACCTCTCCCTCGGCAGCTAGGCATAGTTCAAATAGGCATATCTAAGATAGGCCTTCTTCTCTTCTGGCAATATCAACATGGCATCTCAGGCAGGCTGTCACTTCTTTCGGATGCAAGATGAGATGGCAGTTTGGTAAATCAATGATGAGGGATAGCGCAATAAGTAGCCTTAGCGCATAGCGCATCCGACAGCCAGCCCTACCCTGGTAGTGGAAGTGGATGAAACGTCAGGAGGCAGTGAAGAAAGCACTAGAGGTAGGCTGCTCTATACCTTATTTCTAAATATGTGATTTTTCGCTCTTAGCGGATAGGATGCTTTCGATTCCTTAGCAGAGCTAATTCgatcttctcctttctctgggTACGGTACAAAGAAGACCAAATGGATAGAAGAATCCTCAGACCCAATCGACACAGTACCGAGCCAGAGCAGTCTAAGACGGGACAAGAGACTCTTTGTTCACAGCTTCACATCCTCATCTTTTTGAAAAAGCAAGCTCAAAGCTTAAAGGCTAAGATCACATAACTACTGTAAAGCGAAAGGCGAAAGAAGTGGCTTAGCTTAACCTCTTCATAGACACATGGGCGATCCAAGGATTTAGGTTCAAATCAAATCCATCTCCCCACAGTTATAAAGATAGGCTTCGGATTCGTTCAAAGAGAAAGAGTAGTACTTGCTATTTTTTTCTCCCTCTCGCCCCTATTCGATAAGGCAAGCTGCTAGTCGAACTAGAGCCTTATTACCGTTCCTGACCCAATCCAACTCGGATCAGTTGGCAAATCGAACCCTAAAACCAAAGGGGGGTACTTTACTAAAAAAAGGATCCCTAAAATCATACTTGATAAGGCCGAACCGGACCAGAATCTTTTAAGCTTTTACTACGCTATGGGCAAACTTACTCTAGGTACACAGAAAGACCAAGCTAAGCCAATCTCACGCCGAAACAGGGAAATTCTAGCCCTTGAAAGCAGCCCACTTCGTCCCTCTATCCCGGAGTTACCTTAGCTTAAGGAGCTCATCTAACTAAAATCAATTCCACGATTCAATCTTTCTTGTGAAACGTTCATATTAACATCTTAAGGGGGATGCGAGTAAGAAGTTCTTTCCTTCTCTTCTAGTATAGGCCGCAGGGATCACTTCACTTGGCTTACTTCGTACTGAATGCCCTACTTACTGAGGTCCCGCCCCGAGAGAACTCGCGATGAGCTCTTAGTGATTAGTCAGAACCGGGTCCAGCTAGTCTTTTCAGATCCTGCCTGCAAAAAAAGGGTCTAGTAAGCGCGGATTCCCTAGAAAAAAGAATATCATAGAAAGCTTTTCTCTTTAGGGGCGGGCATAGAACAGAGCTAGACTTCACAAAGGCGTTCCATCGATCCAATCCCTACTTCTTTTGGTCTCAAAATTACAGAAGAGGGAAAGATCTGAGGATAGGATTCTAGTTCTCCCCAAGGGAAATCCAGCCTTTGAAACTAGTTCAAATCGAACTCAATGGTTACACAAAGTGTTCACCAGAAAGCGctcaagagagagagagtaaagGAACTTACGGAGGAAGGTTTTTTCGTAGCCTTTGACTTAACTGTTGGATCATCAGATCACTTGATATTACTGCCCGGAACGAAAGTAGGAAAAAGGCAAGATCAAAGTTCTTCCTTGAGGCCGGCTCAGCTAACCGATATGATGCCGAATTCCCGGCTCGCTTTTCTTTCGCGCCTTCTGTTAGGTGGGCAGCGCTACCCCCCTTTGTTTGCGTTGTCCTGCTTTCGCGGTAGAAGCAGGAACCGCCTTCAATGACAAGCGAAGCATACTTTCTTCATATGCGATTTATCTCTTTTAGAATCTTCTCCTTGTTTCAAAGAGGGCCCTGATGCCCCTAAAGATTGAACTATACCGCTAGGGGGCGAAACCAGGATACCTCGACGATACTTTTAGATAATAGAATAGCAGATAGGGGGAGTGTATCGCGGAATCATCCAGTGGTGACCAACCAAAAGAAGTTGCGTTGATT
Proteins encoded in this region:
- the LOC127743750 gene encoding cytochrome b translates to MRNQRFSLLKQPISSTLNQHLIDYPTPSNLSYWWGFGSLAGICLVIQIVTGVFLAMHYTPHVDLAFNSVEHVMRDVEGGWLLRYMHANGASMFLIVVHLHIFRGLYHASYSSPREFVRCLGVVIFLLMIVTAFTGYVPPWGQMSFWGATVITSLASAIPVVGDTIVTWLWGGFSVDNATLNRFFSLHHLLPFILVGASLLHLAALHQYGSNNPLGVHSEMDQISFYPYFYVKDLVGWVAFAIFFSIWIFYAPNVLGHPDNYIPANPMPTPPHIVPEWYFLPIHAILRSIPDKSGGVAAIAPVFICLLALPFFKSMYVRSSSFRPIHQGIFWLLLADRLLLGWIGCQPVEAPFVTIGQIPPLVFFLFFAITPIPGRVGRGIPNSYTDEP